One genomic window of Vicugna pacos chromosome 18, VicPac4, whole genome shotgun sequence includes the following:
- the ATXN2L gene encoding ataxin-2-like protein isoform X6 — MLKPQPPQQTSQPQQPPPTQQAVARRPPGGTSPPNGGLPGPLASTSAPPGPPAAASPCLGPAAAAGSGLRRGAEGILAPQPPPQQQQHQERTGAAAIGSARGQSTGKGPPQSPVFEGVYNNSRMLHFLTAVVGSTCDVKVKNGTTYEGIFKTLSSKFELAVDAVHRKASEPAGGPRREDIVDTMVFKPSDVMLVHFRNVDFNYATKDKFTDSAIAMNSKVNGEHKEKVLQRWEGGDSNSDDYDLESDMSNGWDPNEMFKFNEENYGVKTTYDSSLSSYTVPLEKDNSEEFRQRELRAAQLAREIESSPQYRLRIAMENDDGRTEEEKHSAVQRQGSGRESPSLASREGKYIPLPQRVREGPRGGVRCSSSRGGRPGLSSLPPRGPHHLDNSSPGPGSETRGINGGPSRMSPKAQRPLRGAKTLSSPSSRPSGEASVPPPAAVLPFLPVGRMYPPRSPKSAAPAPISASCPEPPIGSAVPTSSASIPVTSAVVDPGVGSISPASPKISLAPTDVKELPAKEPGRTLESQELSRIAGKVPGLQNEQKRFQLEELRKFGAQFKLQPSSSPETSLDPFPPRILKEEAKGKEKEVDGLLTSESMGSPVSSKTESVSDKEDKPPLPAAGSTEGPDQPPPPCPSQTGSPPVSLMKGDDKDEGPVAEQVKKSTLNPNAKEFNPTKPLLSVNKSTSTPTSPGPRTHSTPSIPVLTAGQSGLYSPQYISYIPQIHMGPAVQAPQMYPYPVSNSVPGQQGKYRGAKGSLPPQRSDQHQPASAPPMMQAAAAAGPPLVAATPYSSYIPYNPPQFPGQPTMMQPMAHYPSQPVFAPMLQSNPRMLTSGSHPQAIVSSSTPQYPSAEQPTPQALYATVHQSYPHHATQLHAHQPQPATTPTGSQPQSQHAAPSPVQHQAGQAPHLGSGQPQQNLYHPGALTGTPPSLPPGPSAQSPQSNFPQPAAVYAIHHQQLPHGFTNMAHVTQAHVQTGITAAPPPHPGAPHPPQVMLLHPPQSHGGPPQGAVPQSGVPALSASTPSPYPYIGHPQGEQPGQAPGFPGGADDRIPLSDPDCLLT, encoded by the exons ATGTTGAAGCCTCAGCCGCCACAACAGacctcccagccccagcagccGCCCCCCACGCAACAGGCCGTGGCCCGCCGGCCTCCCGGGGGCACCAGCCCTCCCAACGGCGGCCTCCCGGGGCCCCTGGCCTCCACCTCGGctcccccagggcctcctgcCGCCGCTTCTCCCtgtctggggcctgcagccgctGCCGGGAGCGGGCTCCGCCGGGGAGCCGAGGGCATcttggcaccgcagccgccgccgcagcAGCAGCAACATCAGGAGAGGACAGGGGCAGCGGCCATCGGCAGCGCCAG GGGACAAAGCACAGGAAAGGGACCCCCACAGTCACCG GTGTTTGAGGGTGTCTACAACAATTCCAGAATGCTGCATTTCCTTACAGCTGTTGTG GGCTCCACTTGTGATGTAAAGGTGAAGAATGGTACCACCTATGAAGGTATCTTCAAGACACTGAGCTCAAAG TTTGAACTGGCAGTAGACGCTGTGCACCGGAAAGCATCTGAGCCAGCAGGTGGTCCTCGTCGGGAGGACATAGTGGATACCATGGTATTTAAGCCAAGTGATGTCATGCTTGTCCACTTCCGAAATGTTGACTTCAATTATGCTACTAAAG ACAAGTTCACTGATTCAGCCATTGCCATGAACTCGAAGGTGAATGGGGAGCACAAAGAGAAGGTGCTTCAGCGTTGGGAGGGGGGCGACAGCAACAGCGATGACTACGACCTCGAGTCTGACATG tCCAATGGATGGGACCCCAATGAAATGTTCAAGTTCAATGAGGAGAACTATGGTGTGAAGACCACCTATGACAGCAGTCTCTCTTCTTATAC TGTGCCCTTAGAGAAGGACAACTCAGAAGAATTTCGACAAAGGGAGCTGCGTGCGGCCCAGTTGGCTCGAGAGATTGAATCGAGCCCCCAGTACCGCCTGAGGATCGCCATGGAGAACGATGATGGGCGCACGGAGGAGGAGAAGCACAGCGCAGTTCAGCGGCAGGGTTCAGGGCGAGAGAGCCCCAGCTTGGCATCGAG GGAGGGAAAGTATATCCCTCTACCCCAACGAGTTCGGGAAGGTCCCCGGGGAGGAGTTCGATGCAGTAGCTCTCGGGGTGGCCGTCCTGGCCTTAGCTCTTTGCCACCTCGTGGTCCTCACCATCTTGACAATAGCAGTCCCGGCCCAGGTTCTGAGACACGTGGTATCAATGGAG gtcctTCCCGCATGTCCCCTAAGGCACAGCGGCCTCTGAGAGGTGCCAAGACTCTctcttctcccagcagcaggcctTCTGGAGAAGCTTCTGTTCCACCTCCTGCTGCAG TTCTCCCATTTCTTCCAGTGGGCCGGATGTACCCCCCACGCTCTCCCAAGTCAGCTGCCCCTGCCCCAATCTCAGCTTCCTGTCCAGAGCCTCCCATCGGCTCAGCAGTACCAACCTCTTCAGCTTCCATCCCTGTGACATCAGCAGTTGTGGATCCTGGAGTAGGCTCCATTTCCCCAGCTTCTCCAAAGATCTCACTGGCCCCCACGGATG TAAAAGAACTTCCAGCCAAGGAACCTGGGAGAACTCTGGAGTCCCAGGAGCTGTCCCGGATAGCTGGGAaag TCCCTGGCCTTCAGAACGAACAGAAACGCTTTCAACTGGAAGAACTGAGAAAGTTTGGGGCCCAGTTTAAG CTTCAGCCCAGTAGCTCCCCTGAGACCAGCCTGGATCCTTTTCCTCCCCGGATCCTAAAGGAGGAGGCcaaagggaaggagaaggaagttGATGGTCTTTTGACTTCAGAGTCCATGGGGTCCCCTGTTTCCTCCAAGACAGAATCCGTATCGGATAAGGAGGACAAACCACCCCTGCCAGCAGCAGGAAGCACTGAGGGGCCAGATCAGCCCCCTCCACCTTGCCCAAGCCAAACCGGCAGCCCCCCAGTGAGCCTCATGAAGGGAGATGACAAGGATGAGGGCCCTGTTGCTGA ACAAGTGAAGAAGTCAACGTTGAATCCCAATGCCAAGGAGTTCAATCCCACTAAGCCTCTGCTGTCTGTG AATAAATCCACCAGTACTCCAACTTCTCCTGGGCCCCGGACTCATTCAACCCCCTCCATCCCGGTGCTGACGGCAGGCCAGAGTGGGCTCTATAGCCCCCAGTATATTTCCTACATACCTCAGATCCACATGGGACCAGCTGTTCAG GCACCTCAGATGTATCCGTATCCTGTGTCCAACTCAGTGCCTGGACAGCAGGGCAAGTACCGGGGAGCAAAAG gctccctgccccCCCAGCGCTCGGACCAACACCAGCCAGCCTCGGCCCCTCCAATGATGCAGgccgctgccgctgccggcccacctctggtggctgcCACACCCTATTCTTCCTACATCCCCTACAACCCACCACAGTTCCCAGGCCAGCCCACCATGATGCAGCCCATGGCCCACTACCCCTCGCAG CCGGTGTTTGCCCCCATGCTTCAGAGCAACCCACGCATGCTGACGTCGGGGAGCCATCCCCAGGCCATCGTGTCATCCTCTACCCCTCAGTACCCTTCTGCAGAGCAGCCCACCCCCCAAGCCCTTTATG CCACTGTTCACCAGTCCTATCCACACCATGCCACGCAGCTTCATGCCCACCAGCCGCAGCCGGCCACCACGCCTACTGGGAGCCAGCCGCAGTCCCAGCATGCGGCCCCCAGTCCTGTCCAG CACCAGGCGGGGCAGGCCCCACACCTGGGCAGTGGACAGCCACAGCAGAATCTGTACCACCCAGGGGCCCTGACAGGCACACCGCCTTCTCTGCCGCCGGGACCTTCTGCCCAGTCCCCTCAGAGCAACTTCCCCCAGCCAGCCGCTGTGTACGCCATCCACCACCAGCAGCTGCCCCACGGCTTCACCAACATGGCCCATGTTACCCAG GCCCATGTCCAAACTGGAATCACAGCAGCCCCGCCCCCTCACCCTGGGGCTCCCCACCcgccccaggtgatgctgctgcacCCACCCCAGAGCCATGGGGGCCCCCCCCAAGGCGCAGTGCCCCAGAGTGGGGTGCCTGCACTCTCAGCTTCCACACCCTCACCCTACCCCTACATCGGACACCCCCAAGGTGAGCAGCCTGGCCAGGCGCCTGGATTTCCAGGAGGAGCCGATGACAGGATTC CTCTCAGTGACCCCGACTGTCTCCTGACTTAG
- the ATXN2L gene encoding ataxin-2-like protein isoform X16 — MLKPQPPQQTSQPQQPPPTQQAVARRPPGGTSPPNGGLPGPLASTSAPPGPPAAASPCLGPAAAAGSGLRRGAEGILAPQPPPQQQQHQERTGAAAIGSARGQSTGKGPPQSPVFEGVYNNSRMLHFLTAVVGSTCDVKVKNGTTYEGIFKTLSSKFELAVDAVHRKASEPAGGPRREDIVDTMVFKPSDVMLVHFRNVDFNYATKDKFTDSAIAMNSKVNGEHKEKVLQRWEGGDSNSDDYDLESDMSNGWDPNEMFKFNEENYGVKTTYDSSLSSYTVPLEKDNSEEFRQRELRAAQLAREIESSPQYRLRIAMENDDGRTEEEKHSAVQRQGSGRESPSLASREGKYIPLPQRVREGPRGGVRCSSSRGGRPGLSSLPPRGPHHLDNSSPGPGSETRGINGGPSRMSPKAQRPLRGAKTLSSPSSRPSGEASVPPPAAVLPFLPVGRMYPPRSPKSAAPAPISASCPEPPIGSAVPTSSASIPVTSAVVDPGVGSISPASPKISLAPTDVKELPAKEPGRTLESQELSRIAGKVPGLQNEQKRFQLEELRKFGAQFKLQPSSSPETSLDPFPPRILKEEAKGKEKEVDGLLTSESMGSPVSSKTESVSDKEDKPPLPAAGSTEGPDQPPPPCPSQTGSPPVSLMKGDDKDEGPVAEQVKKSTLNPNAKEFNPTKPLLSVNKSTSTPTSPGPRTHSTPSIPVLTAGQSGLYSPQYISYIPQIHMGPAVQAPQMYPYPVSNSVPGQQGKYRGAKGSLPPQRSDQHQPASAPPMMQAAAAAGPPLVAATPYSSYIPYNPPQFPGQPTMMQPMAHYPSQPVFAPMLQSNPRMLTSGSHPQAIVSSSTPQYPSAEQPTPQALYATVHQSYPHHATQLHAHQPQPATTPTGSQPQSQHAAPSPVQHQAGQAPHLGSGQPQQNLYHPGALTGTPPSLPPGPSAQSPQSNFPQPAAVYAIHHQQLPHGFTNMAHVTQAHVQTGITAAPPPHPGAPHPPQVMLLHPPQSHGGPPQGAVPQSGVPALSASTPSPYPYIGHPQGEQPGQAPGFPGGADDRILCRVGRSHSRRRQGLAPGSVLCFPPSSLSCDPAAPLPTASPALSDPDCLLT; from the exons ATGTTGAAGCCTCAGCCGCCACAACAGacctcccagccccagcagccGCCCCCCACGCAACAGGCCGTGGCCCGCCGGCCTCCCGGGGGCACCAGCCCTCCCAACGGCGGCCTCCCGGGGCCCCTGGCCTCCACCTCGGctcccccagggcctcctgcCGCCGCTTCTCCCtgtctggggcctgcagccgctGCCGGGAGCGGGCTCCGCCGGGGAGCCGAGGGCATcttggcaccgcagccgccgccgcagcAGCAGCAACATCAGGAGAGGACAGGGGCAGCGGCCATCGGCAGCGCCAG GGGACAAAGCACAGGAAAGGGACCCCCACAGTCACCG GTGTTTGAGGGTGTCTACAACAATTCCAGAATGCTGCATTTCCTTACAGCTGTTGTG GGCTCCACTTGTGATGTAAAGGTGAAGAATGGTACCACCTATGAAGGTATCTTCAAGACACTGAGCTCAAAG TTTGAACTGGCAGTAGACGCTGTGCACCGGAAAGCATCTGAGCCAGCAGGTGGTCCTCGTCGGGAGGACATAGTGGATACCATGGTATTTAAGCCAAGTGATGTCATGCTTGTCCACTTCCGAAATGTTGACTTCAATTATGCTACTAAAG ACAAGTTCACTGATTCAGCCATTGCCATGAACTCGAAGGTGAATGGGGAGCACAAAGAGAAGGTGCTTCAGCGTTGGGAGGGGGGCGACAGCAACAGCGATGACTACGACCTCGAGTCTGACATG tCCAATGGATGGGACCCCAATGAAATGTTCAAGTTCAATGAGGAGAACTATGGTGTGAAGACCACCTATGACAGCAGTCTCTCTTCTTATAC TGTGCCCTTAGAGAAGGACAACTCAGAAGAATTTCGACAAAGGGAGCTGCGTGCGGCCCAGTTGGCTCGAGAGATTGAATCGAGCCCCCAGTACCGCCTGAGGATCGCCATGGAGAACGATGATGGGCGCACGGAGGAGGAGAAGCACAGCGCAGTTCAGCGGCAGGGTTCAGGGCGAGAGAGCCCCAGCTTGGCATCGAG GGAGGGAAAGTATATCCCTCTACCCCAACGAGTTCGGGAAGGTCCCCGGGGAGGAGTTCGATGCAGTAGCTCTCGGGGTGGCCGTCCTGGCCTTAGCTCTTTGCCACCTCGTGGTCCTCACCATCTTGACAATAGCAGTCCCGGCCCAGGTTCTGAGACACGTGGTATCAATGGAG gtcctTCCCGCATGTCCCCTAAGGCACAGCGGCCTCTGAGAGGTGCCAAGACTCTctcttctcccagcagcaggcctTCTGGAGAAGCTTCTGTTCCACCTCCTGCTGCAG TTCTCCCATTTCTTCCAGTGGGCCGGATGTACCCCCCACGCTCTCCCAAGTCAGCTGCCCCTGCCCCAATCTCAGCTTCCTGTCCAGAGCCTCCCATCGGCTCAGCAGTACCAACCTCTTCAGCTTCCATCCCTGTGACATCAGCAGTTGTGGATCCTGGAGTAGGCTCCATTTCCCCAGCTTCTCCAAAGATCTCACTGGCCCCCACGGATG TAAAAGAACTTCCAGCCAAGGAACCTGGGAGAACTCTGGAGTCCCAGGAGCTGTCCCGGATAGCTGGGAaag TCCCTGGCCTTCAGAACGAACAGAAACGCTTTCAACTGGAAGAACTGAGAAAGTTTGGGGCCCAGTTTAAG CTTCAGCCCAGTAGCTCCCCTGAGACCAGCCTGGATCCTTTTCCTCCCCGGATCCTAAAGGAGGAGGCcaaagggaaggagaaggaagttGATGGTCTTTTGACTTCAGAGTCCATGGGGTCCCCTGTTTCCTCCAAGACAGAATCCGTATCGGATAAGGAGGACAAACCACCCCTGCCAGCAGCAGGAAGCACTGAGGGGCCAGATCAGCCCCCTCCACCTTGCCCAAGCCAAACCGGCAGCCCCCCAGTGAGCCTCATGAAGGGAGATGACAAGGATGAGGGCCCTGTTGCTGA ACAAGTGAAGAAGTCAACGTTGAATCCCAATGCCAAGGAGTTCAATCCCACTAAGCCTCTGCTGTCTGTG AATAAATCCACCAGTACTCCAACTTCTCCTGGGCCCCGGACTCATTCAACCCCCTCCATCCCGGTGCTGACGGCAGGCCAGAGTGGGCTCTATAGCCCCCAGTATATTTCCTACATACCTCAGATCCACATGGGACCAGCTGTTCAG GCACCTCAGATGTATCCGTATCCTGTGTCCAACTCAGTGCCTGGACAGCAGGGCAAGTACCGGGGAGCAAAAG gctccctgccccCCCAGCGCTCGGACCAACACCAGCCAGCCTCGGCCCCTCCAATGATGCAGgccgctgccgctgccggcccacctctggtggctgcCACACCCTATTCTTCCTACATCCCCTACAACCCACCACAGTTCCCAGGCCAGCCCACCATGATGCAGCCCATGGCCCACTACCCCTCGCAG CCGGTGTTTGCCCCCATGCTTCAGAGCAACCCACGCATGCTGACGTCGGGGAGCCATCCCCAGGCCATCGTGTCATCCTCTACCCCTCAGTACCCTTCTGCAGAGCAGCCCACCCCCCAAGCCCTTTATG CCACTGTTCACCAGTCCTATCCACACCATGCCACGCAGCTTCATGCCCACCAGCCGCAGCCGGCCACCACGCCTACTGGGAGCCAGCCGCAGTCCCAGCATGCGGCCCCCAGTCCTGTCCAG CACCAGGCGGGGCAGGCCCCACACCTGGGCAGTGGACAGCCACAGCAGAATCTGTACCACCCAGGGGCCCTGACAGGCACACCGCCTTCTCTGCCGCCGGGACCTTCTGCCCAGTCCCCTCAGAGCAACTTCCCCCAGCCAGCCGCTGTGTACGCCATCCACCACCAGCAGCTGCCCCACGGCTTCACCAACATGGCCCATGTTACCCAG GCCCATGTCCAAACTGGAATCACAGCAGCCCCGCCCCCTCACCCTGGGGCTCCCCACCcgccccaggtgatgctgctgcacCCACCCCAGAGCCATGGGGGCCCCCCCCAAGGCGCAGTGCCCCAGAGTGGGGTGCCTGCACTCTCAGCTTCCACACCCTCACCCTACCCCTACATCGGACACCCCCAAGGTGAGCAGCCTGGCCAGGCGCCTGGATTTCCAGGAGGAGCCGATGACAGGATTC TATGTAGGGTGGGCAGAAGCCACAGTCGCCGCCGCCAGGGGCTTGCTCCTGGCTCTGTCCTTTGCTTCCCTCCGTCCTCGCTCAGTTGTGATccagcagcccccctccccactgcctccccagCTCTCAGTGACCCCGACTGTCTCCTGACTTAG
- the ATXN2L gene encoding ataxin-2-like protein isoform X11, giving the protein MLKPQPPQQTSQPQQPPPTQQAVARRPPGGTSPPNGGLPGPLASTSAPPGPPAAASPCLGPAAAAGSGLRRGAEGILAPQPPPQQQQHQERTGAAAIGSARGQSTGKGPPQSPVFEGVYNNSRMLHFLTAVVGSTCDVKVKNGTTYEGIFKTLSSKFELAVDAVHRKASEPAGGPRREDIVDTMVFKPSDVMLVHFRNVDFNYATKDKFTDSAIAMNSKVNGEHKEKVLQRWEGGDSNSDDYDLESDMSNGWDPNEMFKFNEENYGVKTTYDSSLSSYTVPLEKDNSEEFRQRELRAAQLAREIESSPQYRLRIAMENDDGRTEEEKHSAVQRQGSGRESPSLASREGKYIPLPQRVREGPRGGVRCSSSRGGRPGLSSLPPRGPHHLDNSSPGPGSETRGINGGPSRMSPKAQRPLRGAKTLSSPSSRPSGEASVPPPAAVLPFLPVGRMYPPRSPKSAAPAPISASCPEPPIGSAVPTSSASIPVTSAVVDPGVGSISPASPKISLAPTDVKELPAKEPGRTLESQELSRIAGKVPGLQNEQKRFQLEELRKFGAQFKLQPSSSPETSLDPFPPRILKEEAKGKEKEVDGLLTSESMGSPVSSKTESVSDKEDKPPLPAAGSTEGPDQPPPPCPSQTGSPPVSLMKGDDKDEGPVAEQVKKSTLNPNAKEFNPTKPLLSVNKSTSTPTSPGPRTHSTPSIPVLTAGQSGLYSPQYISYIPQIHMGPAVQAPQMYPYPVSNSVPGQQGKYRGAKGSLPPQRSDQHQPASAPPMMQAAAAAGPPLVAATPYSSYIPYNPPQFPGQPTMMQPMAHYPSQPVFAPMLQSNPRMLTSGSHPQAIVSSSTPQYPSAEQPTPQALYATVHQSYPHHATQLHAHQPQPATTPTGSQPQSQHAAPSPVQHQAGQAPHLGSGQPQQNLYHPGALTGTPPSLPPGPSAQSPQSNFPQPAAVYAIHHQQLPHGFTNMAHVTQAHVQTGITAAPPPHPGAPHPPQVMLLHPPQSHGGPPQGAVPQSGVPALSASTPSPYPYIGHPQALSDPDCLLT; this is encoded by the exons ATGTTGAAGCCTCAGCCGCCACAACAGacctcccagccccagcagccGCCCCCCACGCAACAGGCCGTGGCCCGCCGGCCTCCCGGGGGCACCAGCCCTCCCAACGGCGGCCTCCCGGGGCCCCTGGCCTCCACCTCGGctcccccagggcctcctgcCGCCGCTTCTCCCtgtctggggcctgcagccgctGCCGGGAGCGGGCTCCGCCGGGGAGCCGAGGGCATcttggcaccgcagccgccgccgcagcAGCAGCAACATCAGGAGAGGACAGGGGCAGCGGCCATCGGCAGCGCCAG GGGACAAAGCACAGGAAAGGGACCCCCACAGTCACCG GTGTTTGAGGGTGTCTACAACAATTCCAGAATGCTGCATTTCCTTACAGCTGTTGTG GGCTCCACTTGTGATGTAAAGGTGAAGAATGGTACCACCTATGAAGGTATCTTCAAGACACTGAGCTCAAAG TTTGAACTGGCAGTAGACGCTGTGCACCGGAAAGCATCTGAGCCAGCAGGTGGTCCTCGTCGGGAGGACATAGTGGATACCATGGTATTTAAGCCAAGTGATGTCATGCTTGTCCACTTCCGAAATGTTGACTTCAATTATGCTACTAAAG ACAAGTTCACTGATTCAGCCATTGCCATGAACTCGAAGGTGAATGGGGAGCACAAAGAGAAGGTGCTTCAGCGTTGGGAGGGGGGCGACAGCAACAGCGATGACTACGACCTCGAGTCTGACATG tCCAATGGATGGGACCCCAATGAAATGTTCAAGTTCAATGAGGAGAACTATGGTGTGAAGACCACCTATGACAGCAGTCTCTCTTCTTATAC TGTGCCCTTAGAGAAGGACAACTCAGAAGAATTTCGACAAAGGGAGCTGCGTGCGGCCCAGTTGGCTCGAGAGATTGAATCGAGCCCCCAGTACCGCCTGAGGATCGCCATGGAGAACGATGATGGGCGCACGGAGGAGGAGAAGCACAGCGCAGTTCAGCGGCAGGGTTCAGGGCGAGAGAGCCCCAGCTTGGCATCGAG GGAGGGAAAGTATATCCCTCTACCCCAACGAGTTCGGGAAGGTCCCCGGGGAGGAGTTCGATGCAGTAGCTCTCGGGGTGGCCGTCCTGGCCTTAGCTCTTTGCCACCTCGTGGTCCTCACCATCTTGACAATAGCAGTCCCGGCCCAGGTTCTGAGACACGTGGTATCAATGGAG gtcctTCCCGCATGTCCCCTAAGGCACAGCGGCCTCTGAGAGGTGCCAAGACTCTctcttctcccagcagcaggcctTCTGGAGAAGCTTCTGTTCCACCTCCTGCTGCAG TTCTCCCATTTCTTCCAGTGGGCCGGATGTACCCCCCACGCTCTCCCAAGTCAGCTGCCCCTGCCCCAATCTCAGCTTCCTGTCCAGAGCCTCCCATCGGCTCAGCAGTACCAACCTCTTCAGCTTCCATCCCTGTGACATCAGCAGTTGTGGATCCTGGAGTAGGCTCCATTTCCCCAGCTTCTCCAAAGATCTCACTGGCCCCCACGGATG TAAAAGAACTTCCAGCCAAGGAACCTGGGAGAACTCTGGAGTCCCAGGAGCTGTCCCGGATAGCTGGGAaag TCCCTGGCCTTCAGAACGAACAGAAACGCTTTCAACTGGAAGAACTGAGAAAGTTTGGGGCCCAGTTTAAG CTTCAGCCCAGTAGCTCCCCTGAGACCAGCCTGGATCCTTTTCCTCCCCGGATCCTAAAGGAGGAGGCcaaagggaaggagaaggaagttGATGGTCTTTTGACTTCAGAGTCCATGGGGTCCCCTGTTTCCTCCAAGACAGAATCCGTATCGGATAAGGAGGACAAACCACCCCTGCCAGCAGCAGGAAGCACTGAGGGGCCAGATCAGCCCCCTCCACCTTGCCCAAGCCAAACCGGCAGCCCCCCAGTGAGCCTCATGAAGGGAGATGACAAGGATGAGGGCCCTGTTGCTGA ACAAGTGAAGAAGTCAACGTTGAATCCCAATGCCAAGGAGTTCAATCCCACTAAGCCTCTGCTGTCTGTG AATAAATCCACCAGTACTCCAACTTCTCCTGGGCCCCGGACTCATTCAACCCCCTCCATCCCGGTGCTGACGGCAGGCCAGAGTGGGCTCTATAGCCCCCAGTATATTTCCTACATACCTCAGATCCACATGGGACCAGCTGTTCAG GCACCTCAGATGTATCCGTATCCTGTGTCCAACTCAGTGCCTGGACAGCAGGGCAAGTACCGGGGAGCAAAAG gctccctgccccCCCAGCGCTCGGACCAACACCAGCCAGCCTCGGCCCCTCCAATGATGCAGgccgctgccgctgccggcccacctctggtggctgcCACACCCTATTCTTCCTACATCCCCTACAACCCACCACAGTTCCCAGGCCAGCCCACCATGATGCAGCCCATGGCCCACTACCCCTCGCAG CCGGTGTTTGCCCCCATGCTTCAGAGCAACCCACGCATGCTGACGTCGGGGAGCCATCCCCAGGCCATCGTGTCATCCTCTACCCCTCAGTACCCTTCTGCAGAGCAGCCCACCCCCCAAGCCCTTTATG CCACTGTTCACCAGTCCTATCCACACCATGCCACGCAGCTTCATGCCCACCAGCCGCAGCCGGCCACCACGCCTACTGGGAGCCAGCCGCAGTCCCAGCATGCGGCCCCCAGTCCTGTCCAG CACCAGGCGGGGCAGGCCCCACACCTGGGCAGTGGACAGCCACAGCAGAATCTGTACCACCCAGGGGCCCTGACAGGCACACCGCCTTCTCTGCCGCCGGGACCTTCTGCCCAGTCCCCTCAGAGCAACTTCCCCCAGCCAGCCGCTGTGTACGCCATCCACCACCAGCAGCTGCCCCACGGCTTCACCAACATGGCCCATGTTACCCAG GCCCATGTCCAAACTGGAATCACAGCAGCCCCGCCCCCTCACCCTGGGGCTCCCCACCcgccccaggtgatgctgctgcacCCACCCCAGAGCCATGGGGGCCCCCCCCAAGGCGCAGTGCCCCAGAGTGGGGTGCCTGCACTCTCAGCTTCCACACCCTCACCCTACCCCTACATCGGACACCCCCAAG CTCTCAGTGACCCCGACTGTCTCCTGACTTAG